GATCGGGTGGCATTCGACCGCAATCGTTACGATCGTTGTGACGTAAGAAATATACATTAGATAGTGTTGTAAAAAGTGGTTTTTATACACGGGTTATTTCGATGTCACAATATTTTATCGAGTGAAAAGAAGGTATGTGTCTGCTTTTACTTTTTTGTTTATAACGCTGATACATTAAAATTGGGCAATACGACCAATCGAGACGTCATCGTTTTTACCAGCGAAATCGCTAAAACGGGGGAATATGACGCGCTTTATGGCTAAAAGTCTTTTATTATCCGATTTGACAAAGTAGGTCAAGCTGGATAATATTTCGTTTATCTAATAAACGATAGATAAATTGAAATCCATCGTTATTGGGTAGATCATTGGTGATAGTGAAAGAAGTGGGTCAATGAGTGATTCCATAGTCGCCAGCAAAGCCGATCGCCTTGCTAGGCATAATGCCGCGATAGAGGCGGCGGAAAAAGATCCAGCCTTAAGCCCCGAAACCGGTCAGAAGGTTCCCAAGAAGAAACTCGTGCGATTCGGCGCCGGATTCTTCATGTTTGGCGTTTTCTGGATGACGGGACTCGGCATCGTCTCGATCGTCCTGTTGCCGGAACACTACAAACAGGTGATCGGCATACGCCCTGATGTCCTGATCGGTTACGTCAATGCCTGCACCGCCGTGGCCTCTTTGGTCGCCAATCTCGTGTTCGGCACGTTCTCCGACCGCTCCCGTTCTCGTTTCGGTCGCCGCACCCCCTTTATTCTCCTCGGTGGCGTGCTCGGCGGTGTGATGCTCTTCCTGACGGGTACCACCAACAACGCAGTGCTGCTCACTGTCTATTACTGCCTGTGCATGTTTGGCTTGAACTGCATGATCGCCCCGATGACGGCGACCATCTCGGACCGTATTCCTTCGGGGGTCCGAGGCACGATGTCCGCGTTCTACGGGGCCGGGTCCACTATCGGTTCGCCCATCGGCTCGCTTATCGGCGCGTTTTTCGTCACCAACCTGATCCCTGGCTTCGCGTTGGCCGGTGTGCTGATGTTCCTTGGCGGCATTGTCGCGGTCGTGCTCATTCCTCGTGAGGAATCGGCCGACTATCTGCCTGCTGCCGACAAGGGCTTCAAGGACGTGATCATGTCCTTCCGTCCGCCGAAGTTCTCGACGGGCCACGATTTCTACAAGGCGTTCGTCGGACGTCTGTGCATGCTTGTCAGCTACCAGATGATCAGCGTCTACCAGATGTACATCGTCGAAAACTATGTCGGGCAGTCGGTCAAGCAGGCTGCGGCCACGATTTCGGTGATTTCGGTGATCACCATGGTCGTCTCTCTGGTCGGCTCCATCGTCGCCGGTCCGTTCTCCGATTTCATCGGCCGCCGTAAGGTCCCGGTCGTTGTAGCCTCGGTGTGCTTCGCCATCGGTATCGCGATGCCTTGGGTTCTGCCGACCACGACAGGCATGTACCTCTATGCCGCCATCGCCGGATTGGGGTATGGCGTCTACTCCTCGGTCGACCAGGCATTGCTCGTCGATGTGCTGCCGAACAAGGAAGAGGCGGGCAAGGACCTCGGCATTCTGAACCTCGCCACGACGTTGGGGCAGATGTGCGGGCCGCTGATCATGTCGAGCATCGTCGTCGCCGCCGGCTATTCGCTGGCGTTCCCGGTGGCCATCGCGCTGGCGTTGATCGGCTGCGTCTTCATCATGTGGATCAAAGGCGTGAAGTAGAAATTCGACAAGTCGTCGTTGC
The window above is part of the Bifidobacterium sp. ESL0704 genome. Proteins encoded here:
- a CDS encoding MFS transporter produces the protein MSDSIVASKADRLARHNAAIEAAEKDPALSPETGQKVPKKKLVRFGAGFFMFGVFWMTGLGIVSIVLLPEHYKQVIGIRPDVLIGYVNACTAVASLVANLVFGTFSDRSRSRFGRRTPFILLGGVLGGVMLFLTGTTNNAVLLTVYYCLCMFGLNCMIAPMTATISDRIPSGVRGTMSAFYGAGSTIGSPIGSLIGAFFVTNLIPGFALAGVLMFLGGIVAVVLIPREESADYLPAADKGFKDVIMSFRPPKFSTGHDFYKAFVGRLCMLVSYQMISVYQMYIVENYVGQSVKQAAATISVISVITMVVSLVGSIVAGPFSDFIGRRKVPVVVASVCFAIGIAMPWVLPTTTGMYLYAAIAGLGYGVYSSVDQALLVDVLPNKEEAGKDLGILNLATTLGQMCGPLIMSSIVVAAGYSLAFPVAIALALIGCVFIMWIKGVK